The Clostridium beijerinckii genomic sequence GAGTATGGAAATTCTTAATCTTGAAGAAAAATTAGATATATGTGCAAATTTAATGGAAAAGTATGTAGATATAGATGGAATTATAAATGCGACTCAGGAGTATAAAATAAGTACAGATGGTGATCTTAGTAATTCCTTTAAAGAAGATAATAAACAAAAAAGTTTTGAAAGTTCAAAAGGAGAATCTAAAAATAGAAATTTTAAAATAGGAGTGGCTTTAGATAAGGCGTTCAGTTTCTATTATAAAGATAATTTGGAAGCTTTAGAAAACTTGGGTGAGGTAGTTTATTTTAGTCCAATCAATGATAAAGAATTGCCACAAAACTTAGATTTTTTATATATAGGTGGAGGATATCCAGAAGTATTTAAAAAGGAATTGGAAAACAATTATTCTATGCGAAAAAGCATTAAAGAAGCCTTAGATGGCGGCTTGAGGTGTTATGCAGAATGCGGTGGACTTATGTATCTTACAGAATCAATAGATGGATCAGAAATGGTTGGTTTTTTTAATGGAGATAGCACAATGACTAATAAGCTTCAGAATTTTGGTTACTGTAATGTTAAGATAGATAACAAATGCTTTGATAATAAGGGATTAGAAGATAATGAATTTGAAGTTAATGCCCATGAGTTTCATAAGTCAAAGGTAGATTTAGATGAGGACAATGTATATGATGTAGAAAAAACTTTATATAATGGGGA encodes the following:
- a CDS encoding cobyrinate a,c-diamide synthase — protein: MRSIIISSNCSGGGKTTFTLGLMKVLKSRNFHVQGYKVGPDYIDTAFHKTVTGIASRNLDTFLLGEEGVKKSFQKGSGNIGIIEGVMGLYDGIGASEKGSTYHVSKLLGNMPIVLVLSPKGQSASICAEISGFKNYKDANIVGVVLNSVSEKYYNLLKYAIEKNCNIKVFGYMPKTPEISLSSRHLGLVQSMEILNLEEKLDICANLMEKYVDIDGIINATQEYKISTDGDLSNSFKEDNKQKSFESSKGESKNRNFKIGVALDKAFSFYYKDNLEALENLGEVVYFSPINDKELPQNLDFLYIGGGYPEVFKKELENNYSMRKSIKEALDGGLRCYAECGGLMYLTESIDGSEMVGFFNGDSTMTNKLQNFGYCNVKIDNKCFDNKGLEDNEFEVNAHEFHKSKVDLDEDNVYDVEKTLYNGEVLKWKCGYFKNNTLGGYAHINFLGNEELLKALVNY